The Streptomyces sp. NBC_00435 nucleotide sequence GACCACCGCTCCTTCTCCGGCGCCGCCGCGGCCCTCGGCTACACCCAGTCCGCCGTCTCGCAGCACATCGCCGCCCTCGAAGCCGACCTGGGCACCAAGCTGGTCGAGCGCCGGCCCGTCGCCGCGACGCCGGCCGGCGCCCGGCTGATGGAGCACACCCCCGCGCTGCTCCTCCGCCTGGACGCCGCCCGCGCCGACGTCACCCGCCTGGACCGCGCGCCCACGGACCGGCTGACCCTGGCCTGCTCCCCCGCAGCGCTCGGCGCCGACGTCGCTCGGGCCCTGGCCCGGCTGCGTACGGCCGCGCGCGTGGACGTCGAAGTACGCGTACTGGGACGGGAAGCGGTGATCGAGGAGGTGCTCACCGCGCGCGCCGACCTCGGTCTCGTCGACGGCGCGGCCGCGCCCAGCGACCCGCTGCCCCTGCCGGACCTCGGCCCCACCGTGACCCTCGTGGCCGCCGAGGAGCCCCTCGCGGTGCTCTTCCCCGACGACCACCCGCTGGCCGGGCGCCCGGCGGTACGGCTGACCGACCTGGCACAGGCCCAATGGATCGACGCCCCGGACACGGGCATCCCCCTCGACCGGCTGCGCGCCGTCTGCGGCTCCGGCGGATTCCTCCCCCGGATCCGCCATCTCGGCACCGACGTCCACGGCCTGGCCGCCCTCGCCGCGGCCGGCCACGGCCTCGCCGCGCTCCCCCGTTCGCTGGCCGCGGCCCTCCCCGGCGTCACGGCGGTCCCGATCCGGGCCCCCCGCCTGATCCACCGCACCGAACTGCTGCACCCGGCCGACCCGACCGCCCCGGCCCGTCGCCTGACCGAGCTGCTGACGGACCGCACCGGGAGCGGTACGGCCCCGCACTGAGCCGGTGCGGCCGGCCGGTACCGGGTACTCGATCCGCGACCGCAACGGCGGCCTGCGCCTCTCCGTCGGCGCTCCCTCAGCCGAGTACCTGTGCGGTGAGGGGGACGGCCGTGCGCGACAGCGCCACGCCCCAGGCCCGGCAGTTGGTCAACCGCACCAGCGGAAAGGTCGTGCTGGTGAAGGCGGGCGGCGGGGACGGTGAGCAGGCCGCGCAAGGTGAGTGCGGCGGCGGTGCCCGGACCATCCGGCGCCCCTGAAGCTCCGGCGGGCGGGCCACCCCGCCCCGGGGCGGCCCTCACCACTCGCGGGGGGCGATGAGCTCCTCCACGTCCGCGTCCGTGAACCCGTACGCCGAGGCCACGAACCAGAAGTCCTCCGCTATCTCCTCGCGCGCGACGGTCTCGATCTCGCTGCCCGCCGCCTCGAACTCCGCCTCCAGCACGTTGAACTCCTCCGTCGCCGCCCCTGTCAGCACGTACAGTGCGGCCAGTCCGGAAGGCCGCTCCGCCTCGATCCGCTCGCAGAGCCGCAGCAGGATGTCCCGGCCCTTGTCGAGGACGGGGTCGGGGTAGTGGTCGTCGGCATAGAGCTGCCGGAGGAACGCGCGCCCTGCCACTTGCTGGTTCGTGATCGCCACGGTGATCCCTCATCCCCCTCGAAGATCCGGTCCTCCGATCCTGCACCAGCCCACTGACAACGG carries:
- a CDS encoding LysR family transcriptional regulator — protein: MDPHLLRTFVAVLDHRSFSGAAAALGYTQSAVSQHIAALEADLGTKLVERRPVAATPAGARLMEHTPALLLRLDAARADVTRLDRAPTDRLTLACSPAALGADVARALARLRTAARVDVEVRVLGREAVIEEVLTARADLGLVDGAAAPSDPLPLPDLGPTVTLVAAEEPLAVLFPDDHPLAGRPAVRLTDLAQAQWIDAPDTGIPLDRLRAVCGSGGFLPRIRHLGTDVHGLAALAAAGHGLAALPRSLAAALPGVTAVPIRAPRLIHRTELLHPADPTAPARRLTELLTDRTGSGTAPH
- a CDS encoding DUF5713 family protein, which translates into the protein MAITNQQVAGRAFLRQLYADDHYPDPVLDKGRDILLRLCERIEAERPSGLAALYVLTGAATEEFNVLEAEFEAAGSEIETVAREEIAEDFWFVASAYGFTDADVEELIAPREW